The DNA segment CAGTCCGGCTTATGAGTTTGATACATCCTTCCTTGTTGACTTCGTGAGTCGTCCAGTGATTCTCCACGgtgattttttgttaatttatcAGTGGCGAGGTAGACATATTTCTCATTTGTAGAATCCTTTACGACGACGAAATCTTTCTTGGAAAAATTCCGCAAGTTTTCTCTCCCACGGTTGCACAGATGCATCATAATGTCCATGAAAACTTTGTTTTGAAGTCCTCTCGGTGTGTTCACATCAGTTGCTGAagatgatttaattttcaaaaaatcatcttttgtGATCAGTTCCTTGTGATCAACAGAtccttttccttccttcttcagCTTTACAAGAACAGCATGAAACATGTCATTTGCTTCTCTGAATTCCGGGTCATTCACGACGTTGAATCCAAGTTTGCTGAAATGTCGCTGCAGTCCATATCGTAGCGTTATCATCGAACGTTTACTGTACAGTTCACCGTTTGATCTACGCACCTCCGCATAAAAAGATCGAAGAAAATTGCTCAGCTCAGCTGATGTGATTGTATCCTGAATTGTAAATCCTTTGTGTTCACAGTAAGCTTTGAGAACATTCTCCGCCAAAGTAATAACCCTTTTAGTTGAACGGGCATCTTTTTGATCAATGATTTCCTCCAATTGTTCCTCACCAAGCGATGCGAATCGACTCGCTGAAGCAGCCattttgacaaacaaaattttgtttctttcaatttcGCGCTGCGCGAATGCAGCCCGATTATATGCTCATGTGACGTCATACCTCGGAATATAACTGCGTTATATCACGAGGTATGACGTAATCACAGCGTTATATTCCGAGGTatgacgtattttacgtcatatTGGGAAAGATACCGATAATCATCCTTGTTACGATGGTCACGTGACGGTATGTTGACCAATCGCGCATAAGTATCTATATAGGTCATGTAATAGTGAGTATTACATCATGTTGATTGCGAAGGCGATGAatgatgattgtaatttttctgaTTGCTGAGGTTGATTTCTTACAATCTTGTTGTTTAGTGATGGTGACGAAGGTAACCAAACAATATGGGCATGATTGTGATTATGATTAAATCACATTGATTGTGATTGAGATGATTACAATCATGTTGGTGGTTTAGGATGATTGCATTTGCTATGATGGTTTATGGTGTTGATTGcaatggtgatgttgatgggcatgattgtgattatgaatatttaAATCACATCGATGGTGATGAATACGATGATTACAATCGTGATGATGGCTTATGATGATTGCGTTTGCTATGATggtttatgatgataatgatggcaatCATGTTGATGGTTTATTACAATGATTGCAATCATGATGTTGATGGTTTATGATGGCAGTGAATGCAGTCACCGTTGTGGTGAGGACAAAAGTGATGGTCATGA comes from the Lytechinus variegatus isolate NC3 chromosome 9, Lvar_3.0, whole genome shotgun sequence genome and includes:
- the LOC121421902 gene encoding uncharacterized protein LOC121421902, which encodes MAASASRFASLGEEQLEEIIDQKDARSTKRVITLAENVLKAYCEHKGFTIQDTITSAELSNFLRSFYAEVRRSNGELYSKRSMITLRYGLQRHFSKLGFNVVNDPEFREANDMFHAVLVKLKKEGKGSVDHKELITKDDFLKIKSSSATDVNTPRGLQNKVFMDIMMHLCNRGRENLRNFSKKDFVVVKDSTNEKYVYLATDKLTKNHRGESLDDSRSQQGRMYQTHKPDCPVETFELYVSHLNPACDDFFQRPKIGVERNQQVWYYNSPAGKNTLGDKMKKISLEANTSKVYTNHCLRATSIHVLDAGGFEARHIMSVSGHKSESSIKHYSYVDEAKKRCMSRCLSSMGDGTAGPSTQTRPTAPSTSRIHPTPRPSTATRPTSPGPGPGPEQNPTALVPVANTEDASSQSSQSQSSPQINVVSNKLALDKKRQYNFYNCTVNFYN